Below is a window of Halomicrobium mukohataei DSM 12286 DNA.
AGCGTAGCGATCCGTTCCTGGACGTACTCCATCACTCCCCACTTCGGTTCCGGCCTCAAAAACAGCGTGCCTACGCCCGTGCGCCGGTCGGAAGCTGGCCGTCGACGTACAGTCCCGTGAGCCCGAGCAACACCGCCGCGAGCACCGCCACCAGCCAGGTGAAGATCGTCTCGAAGGAGTAGCCGGCCGACGAGAGGCTGCCGACGATCGTACTTCCCGAGGCCTGGATGATCATCATCGTCCCGCTGTAGACGGCGTAGGCGCTCCCGCGGTGGTGGTCCGGGAGCGAGCCCAGCAGGTACGTGTCGACCGCGGGAAAGAGGCTGTGGATCACGTAGCCGAGAACGGCGCTGAGGACCGCCAGCCCGAGATAGCCGGACAGCAGCGTCGTCGCGTAGACCGAGAGCAGGAACCCGCCGATGATCGAGAGGATGTAGGGCAACACCGGCAGTCGGTCGGCCAGCCGCCCGGAGACGAAGAAAGCCGGCACGCCAGCGCCGAACGCGATCGTCAGCAACTGGTTCGCCTGGGCACCGGTCAGCCCCTTCGCGAGGAAGTACTTCACGTAGAAGTTGAACAGGCCGTTCCAGACCAGCCCCGTGACGCCGATGACGGCCACGCCCGCGAGCACGATCCGCCACTGGTGGCGCGCGGCCGCCAGGAAGGCGGTGTCTTCCGCACCGGCGTCGGGCATCTCCGTCCGACGAGCGGTGAGGGCGAAGGCGATCCCGGAGACGACGGCGGCGACGGCCATCGCTCGGAACACGGTGCGCCAGTCGCCGACGCCCAGAGCGGCAACGACGATCGCCGGTGCACTGACGGCGGCGAGCTGGCTGGCGGTGCCGTGGATACCCAGGGTCGAGCCGACCCGGTCGGGGAACAGTTCGCTCGCCAGGGGATTGCCCGCGATGAAGTACGAGCCGCTGGCCAGTCCCATCAGGAAGGCCCCCACCATCACGGCCGGGACGCTGTTGGCGAGCGACGTGGCGACGGCCGCGACCGCCAGGATTCCCGAGGACGCGAGGATGACGACGCTGCGAGAGATGTGCGTCAGGAGGTAGCCAGTCGGGATGCGAGGCAGTGCGCTCCCGAGCCACGCGAGCGTCGCGATGGTCCCCAGCGCGGCGTCGTTGGCGTCGAGCGCGGTACCGAGTGGCTCCAGCAGGGGCGCGAACACGACCCGTGCGAGGTTGACCAGGAAGACGAGCCCCAGCAACGACCCGAAGACCGTTCGACGAGACACGCTAACTGGTCAGTCAGTCAACGGCACAAACCTTCCGGTCCGTCGCGAGCCTTTTTACGCTCGGCCGTTCCACCACCAGCTATGGACTCAGTACGGTCCGGACTTCGGGCGGGGGATCTGGAGAAGGACAACTACGGGCGGCTCTCCTGTACCAGCTGTGGCAAGCAGCTGGGAACGGAGAACGACCCCGACGAGATCGGAAAGATCCGCGTCTGTCCCGGCTGTGAGAGCAAGTGGCAGGAGATGTAGCTACTCGAAGACGGCGTCGAACGCGCTCGCACCGAGTGGTTCGTACCGACCGGCCGCGACGTTCTCGACGACGTGTTCGGGCGATCCCATCCCGACCAGTGCGGACGTGACGCCCGGCGGAGACCGGGCGAAGTTGATCGACCGCTGGACGCTGGTGTCGCCGTCTAGTCTGGCCGCGATATCGTCGGGCAGCCCCGTCGACAGCTCCCCTTGCATGATCGACGCGCTGGTAAACACCGACAGCTCGGCCTCGTGGGCGAACCACAGCGCGGACTGGGTGCCCTCCGCGCCCTCGTGGGCCTCGACGGTGAAGGCGTCGGCCATCTGAACGTTGAACGGGAGCTGGACCCCGCGAAAGCCGGTCGTCTCGTTTTCCACCGTGGCGGCCGCCGACTGTGCACGACGCACGATCTCGGGCAGCGAGAGGTAGCTGTCGTGGTCCGCTGGCACCCGGAACGCGTCCCACGTCGCCACGCCGTAGTGTCTGATGTCTCCCGCCGCGCGGCGTCGCTCCAGGCGCTCGAAGGTCGCTTCGAGCTGGTCGTACACCGCCGCTCGCGAGTTCGCTTCGAGCTGTGTCTCCGGGTTGTGGACGTAGTAGAGGTCGATCGTGTCCACACCGAGGTTGTCCAGCGAGCGGTCGAGCTGGTCCTCGATGAACGCCGGTGCGATGCAGTGGTGCCCGCGGACGAGGTCGTCGCTGTCGACGATGCCGGTGTCGAGATACTCCGACCCGACGTACGCGCCGGGATCGTCCGGGCGGTCCTCGTCGAAGGGGACGAATCCGCCTTTCGTCGCCACGAGGACCGACTCTCTGTCGACCGGCCCCGTCCGGACGACGTCGCCGACGACGCGCTCCGAGCGCTGGTGTCGGTAGTTGATCGCCGTGTCGACGACGTTGATTCCGGAGCGGAGCGCATCGGCGATCGCTTCCCGGTAGCGCTCGTCTTGCTCGTCGGTCGGATCGCCCAGGTAGGTGCCGACGCCGATGCTCGAGACGACACAGTCGCCGAACCGCCTGAAGTAAGTGCGGGCGAAGTCGTCGTGGTCGTCACGGTAGGCCCAGGTCGCCGACTGAGTTGCCATAGTCGTCGTTGGCTCTCGACGGTCAAAAGCGGTCAGATGTCGCCGGCCATCGCGTCGAACAGGTGCCCCTTGAAGTCGGTCATCGCGACGCCGCTTCCCGGTCCGATCCCGTTCATGTGATCGATCGAGAGCTGGCCCCCGCCCATCCGGGCGTGGCCGCCCGCCGACCCCATCGGAATGTCGTCGACGACCGTCTGGAGGACGTTACCCATGTGGACGCGGTCGTCGCGCGAGCGCCCGGAGAGGTGCAGCGTGTCCTCTTTGCGCCCCATCACGACGACCGCCGTCACGCCCTCCAGTCGGAGCAGTTCGTCGGCAGCCTGTGGAATCGCGTCCACGTTCGAGACCGCGCCCACGTCGCTGATCGCGAAGGCGTTCTTGATCTGGCGGTCGGTGATCGCACGGGCTTTCACGTCCAGGACCTCGGCGTCGACCTGTGGGTTCGCGATTCTGTCGAGCAGGTCTTCGTCGATCCCGTCGTAGAGGTACTCGGCCGCAGAGAACTCCGCGGACGAACACCCCTTCGTGAGCTGTTTCGTGTCTGACTGGATGCCGTATAGCAGCCCGGTCGCGACCTGTTGGTCGATCTGGTTGTCGTCGGCCGTCGCGTCGCCGTCGGCCAGTTCCCAGTCGAGAGTCTCGAAGTACTCGGCGAAGATCGTCGCACAGGCACCGTAGCCGGTGCGAACGTCGGACAGCTCCGACCCCTCGCCGCCGCCGGGATGGTGGTCGATCACGGCGATCGGATCGATGCTCTCCGCGCCGGGGAACCCACGCGCCTCGTTGTGATCGACCAGGACGACCTCGCTCTCTTGTAGCTGTCCGGCCTTCTCGATGCGATCGAAGTCCAGATCCAGAACGGTCTGAAACGCGCGGTTTTCCTGATGGCGAATCTGTCCGGGGTAGTACAGCGTCGGCGACGAACCGGCCTGCGTCGCCAGCCTGTCGACGGCCAGCGCACTCGACATCGCGTCCGGATCGGGATTCGGATGCATCAACACGGCGACCTCGTCGGTCGACGCCAGCAGTCGCTGGAAGCGTTCGGCCGGCGACCGGCGGAGTCTGTCGATCGCGAGGCGAACCCCGACGAGAAAGACGAGGATCCCGACGACCACGAGCGCGGCCACCAGCGGCGATTCACGCGCGAACACGGTGACGCTATCGACGACTCGCTGGAGGCCACCCACTTGCCAGATCGGCATACGGACGCAGTTTTCAGCGTCACCGGATAAGAAGGTTCCCCTGACCTGATACGTGTGACGGTCAGTTCGCGGCCCGGTAGCGCTCGATCGCGTCGCGGTACCCCGACCGGAAGGTCGGATGGGCGAACTCGTAGCCCAGCGAGTGCAGTCGGTCGTTCGAGCAGCGCTTGCTCGTCTGGATCCGGCGACGCGCGGTCTCCGAGAGGTCGTCGTCCGCGAGGCGCTCGGCCGTGGTTCGTTTGGGTGGCTCCGCGACGCCACACTCGTCGGCCAGCCAGTCGGCGAAGGCCCACTTCGAGACCGGTTCGTCGTCGACGACCAGCACGGTCTCGTCCCGAGCCACTCCCTCGCGGAGGAGGAACGCGACCGCGCCCGCCGCGTCCGCGCGGTGAACCATGTTCAGGTACCCCTCGGTGACGGGGCCGTCGAGGTACCGCTCCAGGCGGTACCGGTCGGGGCCGTACAGTCCGGCAAAGCGGGCGACGGTCCCGTCGATGCCGCGGTCCAGTGCCCGCTCTCTGGCGATGCGCTCGGCCTCGGCGAGGACCCGCGTCTTGTCGGTCTGGGGGTCGAGCGGCGTCGTTTCGTCGACCCAGTCGCCGTCGTGGTCGCCGTACACGCCCGTACTGGACGTGTACACGAGCCGCGCTGGCGGATCGTCGCGCGCTCCGAAGTGGTCGATCACCGTCTGGAGGCCCTCGACGTACACCCGGCGCGCCGCGTCGGCTCCCCGCCCGCCGGAACTGGCAGCGAAGACGACCGCGTCTACGTCGGGGACGGCAGCGAGGTCGTCGGCGTCGGTCACGTCGGCCCGGACCGCCGTGCCACCGGCGTCCTCGATCGCCGCCGCGGCGTCTGGAGAGCGGCGCACACCGACCACGTCGTGGCCCGCGTCGGTCAGCTGGCGACAGAGAGCCAGCCCGACGTAGCCACAGCCGAGGATGGCGACCCGCATCGGTCACCCCTCGCGCTGGGCGATGAACTGGTGGAGCAGGGCGTACTCCGCGACGGTCATCGGAAACCGGCCCTCGACCTTCTGCTGAATCTCCTTCGGTTCGAGCTGGCCGTCGATACCCGACGCGAGCGTTTCCACGTCGAGGACCGCCGTCGTCATCCCCATCAGGAGGATGTCCCGCGCGTCCGCGGCGATCGTGTCGGCGTGAGGACGGTCCTCGTCGAGCGCCAGGATCGCCGCGGCCTCGGTGAGTTCGATATCCGGGGAGGCACCGTCGAGCAACGCCGTGATCCGGTCTCGGTTCAGCGGCGTCTCGTCGACGGCCCGGTCGACGCCGACGGATTCGACGGTCTCGGACAGCCGCGTCTCGTAGGCCCGCCGGAGAGTCTCTGGTGACTGCTCGCCCGCGTCCTCGAATTCGCCTCTGATCATACACACCCTACAGGACGGGCCTACAAGTCAGTGTCACTCCGGCCCCGGATCGGGCCACCCCTCCGACTCCTCGATCGCGACGCCGTTGGTGTCGCCGACGCCGGTCTTGCCCGGCGGCACGACGACGAGGACCGTCGCCGTGGCCTCGAAGTCGACGCGGGTTGACCGGCCGATCCGCTCGGGAGACCCGTCGTCGTCGACGTCGAGGCTGACGTTCTCGCCGTCCCTGGCGTAGACGAACTCGCCGCCGGGCGTCGTCGGCCGCCCCTGGGAGACGCGCACGCCGAAGCGGGCGTACTCGCCACGGACCGTGACGTGCCAGACGTTCGTCGTGGCGTACCACGAGCCGGGCACGGGTGCCAGCGGGAGTCCGGACGGCATCGCCTCGAACGTGTCGTTCACCACCGCGCCGTAGCCGCGCTTCGTGGCCCGTTCCGCACCGGCGGCAGCGGCCTCCCGAGCCAGCTCCCGCGCGACCGTCTGCGTGCGCGATC
It encodes the following:
- a CDS encoding MFS transporter produces the protein MSRRTVFGSLLGLVFLVNLARVVFAPLLEPLGTALDANDAALGTIATLAWLGSALPRIPTGYLLTHISRSVVILASSGILAVAAVATSLANSVPAVMVGAFLMGLASGSYFIAGNPLASELFPDRVGSTLGIHGTASQLAAVSAPAIVVAALGVGDWRTVFRAMAVAAVVSGIAFALTARRTEMPDAGAEDTAFLAAARHQWRIVLAGVAVIGVTGLVWNGLFNFYVKYFLAKGLTGAQANQLLTIAFGAGVPAFFVSGRLADRLPVLPYILSIIGGFLLSVYATTLLSGYLGLAVLSAVLGYVIHSLFPAVDTYLLGSLPDHHRGSAYAVYSGTMMIIQASGSTIVGSLSSAGYSFETIFTWLVAVLAAVLLGLTGLYVDGQLPTGARA
- a CDS encoding HVO_0758 family zinc finger protein; translated protein: MDSVRSGLRAGDLEKDNYGRLSCTSCGKQLGTENDPDEIGKIRVCPGCESKWQEM
- a CDS encoding aldo/keto reductase, which translates into the protein MATQSATWAYRDDHDDFARTYFRRFGDCVVSSIGVGTYLGDPTDEQDERYREAIADALRSGINVVDTAINYRHQRSERVVGDVVRTGPVDRESVLVATKGGFVPFDEDRPDDPGAYVGSEYLDTGIVDSDDLVRGHHCIAPAFIEDQLDRSLDNLGVDTIDLYYVHNPETQLEANSRAAVYDQLEATFERLERRRAAGDIRHYGVATWDAFRVPADHDSYLSLPEIVRRAQSAAATVENETTGFRGVQLPFNVQMADAFTVEAHEGAEGTQSALWFAHEAELSVFTSASIMQGELSTGLPDDIAARLDGDTSVQRSINFARSPPGVTSALVGMGSPEHVVENVAAGRYEPLGASAFDAVFE
- a CDS encoding DHH family phosphoesterase, whose protein sequence is MPIWQVGGLQRVVDSVTVFARESPLVAALVVVGILVFLVGVRLAIDRLRRSPAERFQRLLASTDEVAVLMHPNPDPDAMSSALAVDRLATQAGSSPTLYYPGQIRHQENRAFQTVLDLDFDRIEKAGQLQESEVVLVDHNEARGFPGAESIDPIAVIDHHPGGGEGSELSDVRTGYGACATIFAEYFETLDWELADGDATADDNQIDQQVATGLLYGIQSDTKQLTKGCSSAEFSAAEYLYDGIDEDLLDRIANPQVDAEVLDVKARAITDRQIKNAFAISDVGAVSNVDAIPQAADELLRLEGVTAVVVMGRKEDTLHLSGRSRDDRVHMGNVLQTVVDDIPMGSAGGHARMGGGQLSIDHMNGIGPGSGVAMTDFKGHLFDAMAGDI
- a CDS encoding SDR family oxidoreductase, producing MRVAILGCGYVGLALCRQLTDAGHDVVGVRRSPDAAAAIEDAGGTAVRADVTDADDLAAVPDVDAVVFAASSGGRGADAARRVYVEGLQTVIDHFGARDDPPARLVYTSSTGVYGDHDGDWVDETTPLDPQTDKTRVLAEAERIARERALDRGIDGTVARFAGLYGPDRYRLERYLDGPVTEGYLNMVHRADAAGAVAFLLREGVARDETVLVVDDEPVSKWAFADWLADECGVAEPPKRTTAERLADDDLSETARRRIQTSKRCSNDRLHSLGYEFAHPTFRSGYRDAIERYRAAN
- a CDS encoding DUF5791 family protein, which codes for MIRGEFEDAGEQSPETLRRAYETRLSETVESVGVDRAVDETPLNRDRITALLDGASPDIELTEAAAILALDEDRPHADTIAADARDILLMGMTTAVLDVETLASGIDGQLEPKEIQQKVEGRFPMTVAEYALLHQFIAQREG